From Mustela erminea isolate mMusErm1 chromosome 1, mMusErm1.Pri, whole genome shotgun sequence, a single genomic window includes:
- the ADGRE3 gene encoding adhesion G protein-coupled receptor E3 isoform X3 has translation MNSVDIHCNDVVQGNIQGPTAIALISYSSLGSIINATFFEESNEKDRVYLNSEVVSAAIGPQRNKSLSKSVILSFQHVKMKPNKGKVFCVYWKSTGDHGQWSRDGCFLIQENETHTVCNSTHLSSFAVLMALTSQEKDPGLTVITYVGLGISLLCLLLAALTFLLCKTIQNTSTSIHLQLSICLFLAHLLFLTAIDQTEIKVLCAIIAGALHYLYLASFTWMLLEGLNLFLTARNLTVVNYSSVSKIMKKLMFPVGYGVPAVIVAISAVIKSDLYGTPDRCWLNLDQGFIWSFLGPVCAIICVNLVIFLLILWILKRKLSSLNNEVSTIQNIRMLTLKATAQLFILGCTWFLGILQVGPAAHVMAYLFTIINSLQGVFIFLVYCLLSQQVRKWFGEITKSKSESEAYTLSTKFGADSKPIESK, from the exons ATGAACTCAGTGGACATCCATTGCAATGACGTCGTGCAGGGAAACATACAAG gtCCCACGGCAATTGCCCTTATTTCCTATTCTTCCCTTGGAAGCATCATAAACGCAACATTTTTTGAAGAGTCAAATGAGAAAGACCGAGTTTACCTGAACTCTGAGGTAGTGAGTGCCGCTATTGGACCCCAAAGGAACAAATCTCTCTCCAAGTCTGTGATTTTGAGTTTTCAGCACGTGAAG ATGAAGCCCAATAAAGGAAAGGTCTTCTGCGTGTACTGGAAAAGCACAGGGGACCACGGCCAGTGGTCCAGGGACGGCTGTTTCCTGATACAAGAGAACGAAACTCACACCGTATGCAACTCCACCCACTTGTCCAGTTTCGCTGTCCTCATGGCCTTAACCAGCCAG GAGAAGGATCCCGGGCTGACGGTGATCACCTATGTGGGGCTGGGTATTTCTCTGCTGTGCCTCCTCCTGGCAGCCCTCACCTTCCTGCTGTGCAAAACCATCCAGAACACCAGCACCTCCATCCACCTGCAGCTCTCAATCTGCCTCTTCCTGGCCCACCTGCTCTTCCTCACGGCCATCGACCAGACTGAGATCAAG GTGTTGTGCGCCATCATCGCGGGTGCCCTACACTATCTCTACCTGGCCTCCTTCACCTGGATGCTGCTGGAGGGTCTGAATCTCTTCCTCACTGCTCGCAACCTGACGGTGGTCAACTACTCCAGCGTGAGCAAGATCATGAAGAAGCTCATGTTCCCCGTGGGCTATGGAGTCCCGGCTGTAATTGTGGCCATTTCTGCTGTAATCAAGTCTGACCTTTATGGAACACCTGATCG CTGCTGGCTCAATCTGGACCAGGGATTCATCTGGAGTTTCCTTGGCCCTGTCTGCGCCATTAtctgt GtgaatttagttatttttctcctgatcctttggattttaaaaaggaaactttccTCACTCAACAATGAAGTGTCAACCATCCAGAATATAAG GATGCTGACGCTGAAAGCGACAGCTCAGCTCTTCATCCTGGGCTGCACCTGGTTCCTGGGCATCCTGCAGGTGGGTCCAGCTGCCCACGTCATGGCTTACCTCTTCACCATCATCAACAGCCTGCAGGGTGTCTTCATCTTCCTGGTCTACTGCCTCCTCAGCCAGCAG GTCCGAAAGTGGTTTGGAGAGATCACGAAATCTAAATCTGAGTCTGAGGCTTATACACTTTCCACCAAGTTTGGCGCTGACTCAAAACCCATTGAA AGCAAgtga